A region from the Kribbella shirazensis genome encodes:
- the def gene encoding peptide deformylase — MSTLPGNGSVRPITRWGEDVMHRVNQPVTDFGDELQTLVADMVATMNAAEGVGLAANQVGVDLQLFVFDCPDKDGNRVQGVVCNPKLELPEGKDRNLDEGDEGCLSLPGAFTKCARPDFARVTGVDQHNQPVSYEGTGLLARCLQHETDHTQGMVFGDRLSRKYRKRLFAEAEEFAPDYPGDWPVTPMVDHDHEDTPAT; from the coding sequence ATGTCTACGTTGCCTGGGAACGGTTCGGTGCGGCCTATCACCCGGTGGGGTGAGGACGTCATGCATCGGGTCAATCAGCCTGTCACCGACTTCGGGGACGAGCTGCAGACGCTGGTCGCCGACATGGTCGCGACGATGAACGCGGCCGAGGGCGTGGGCCTCGCGGCGAACCAGGTCGGGGTCGACCTGCAGCTGTTCGTGTTCGACTGCCCGGACAAGGACGGAAACCGCGTGCAGGGTGTGGTGTGCAACCCGAAGCTGGAGCTGCCGGAGGGCAAGGACCGCAACCTGGACGAGGGCGACGAGGGCTGCCTGTCGCTGCCCGGCGCGTTCACCAAGTGCGCGCGTCCCGACTTCGCCAGGGTCACCGGTGTCGACCAGCACAACCAGCCGGTCAGCTACGAAGGCACTGGCCTGCTGGCTCGCTGCCTGCAGCACGAGACCGACCACACTCAGGGCATGGTCTTCGGCGACCGGCTCTCCCGGAAGTACCGCAAGCGCCTCTTCGCCGAGGCCGAGGAGTTCGCCCCCGACTATCCCGGCGACTGGCCGGTGACCCCGATGGTCGACCACGACCACGAGGACACCCCCGCCACCTGA
- a CDS encoding phosphotransferase-like protein, translated as MAKVVLVTGMQAAGKSTIAPLLAARMGPPAATLDGDVFYRGVVAGAEIMTPDPSAEAIRQLELRYDASALVAQHYADNGFDFVCSDIVLGEHVERWFSRLHDVETYLVVLVPTVESIVEREIGRGGANSYRDWQTADGSLETAVRALQAGLDEIPRRGLWLDTTHQTPEQSAEAIFANLPKARW; from the coding sequence ATGGCGAAGGTAGTTCTGGTCACCGGGATGCAGGCCGCCGGCAAGTCGACGATCGCACCGTTGCTCGCGGCCCGGATGGGACCGCCGGCGGCGACCCTCGACGGGGACGTGTTCTATCGCGGCGTGGTCGCCGGGGCCGAGATCATGACGCCGGATCCGTCGGCCGAGGCGATCCGGCAGCTGGAGTTGCGGTACGACGCCAGCGCCCTGGTCGCGCAGCACTACGCCGACAACGGATTCGACTTCGTGTGCAGCGACATCGTGCTGGGCGAGCACGTCGAACGCTGGTTCTCGCGGCTGCACGACGTCGAGACGTACCTCGTCGTACTCGTCCCGACGGTCGAGTCGATCGTCGAGCGGGAGATCGGCCGCGGCGGCGCCAACTCCTACCGCGACTGGCAGACCGCGGACGGTTCGCTCGAGACCGCCGTACGAGCGCTCCAGGCCGGCCTCGACGAGATCCCGCGCCGGGGTCTCTGGCTCGACACCACGCACCAGACACCGGAGCAATCGGCCGAGGCCATCTTCGCCAACCTGCCCAAGGCCCGCTGGTAG